The following are from one region of the Euzebyales bacterium genome:
- a CDS encoding glycosyltransferase family 2 protein, with protein sequence MAEARPTLDVTVVLPAYNEAGHVVAEVERISAALKATDYAFEILVVDDGSTDGTGDRVEGMPFVRLLRFPTNRGSGTARRIGTLEAAGRYVVWTDTDMTYPNERIPELVDHLVEGHAHQVVGARTSEEGTYKFLRVPAKWLIRRLAEYLSDSRIPDLNSGLRAFSREHALPYLGLLPAGFSCVTTITLAFLANGLLVEYLPIAYAPRAGRSHFHPIKDAYRYILQVVRMVTYFEPLRVFAPVALTLLTLGTGKIIFDIFTKSLRITGNATMLVLSGLILFSLGLLADLIVRTNRHD encoded by the coding sequence ATGGCTGAAGCTCGACCCACGCTCGACGTCACCGTCGTGCTGCCCGCCTACAACGAGGCGGGACACGTCGTCGCGGAGGTCGAACGCATCTCGGCAGCGCTGAAGGCGACCGACTACGCATTCGAGATCCTCGTCGTCGACGACGGCTCGACCGACGGCACCGGCGACCGCGTGGAGGGCATGCCCTTCGTGCGCCTGCTGCGCTTCCCCACCAACCGCGGGTCGGGGACCGCGCGGCGGATCGGCACGCTCGAGGCCGCCGGCCGGTACGTCGTGTGGACCGACACCGACATGACGTATCCCAACGAGCGGATCCCCGAACTCGTCGACCACCTGGTCGAGGGCCACGCCCACCAGGTCGTCGGCGCCCGCACGTCGGAGGAGGGCACCTACAAGTTCCTGCGCGTGCCCGCGAAGTGGCTCATCCGACGCCTGGCGGAGTACCTGTCGGACAGTCGGATCCCCGATCTGAACTCGGGTCTGCGCGCGTTCTCCCGCGAGCACGCGCTGCCGTACCTGGGGCTGCTGCCCGCTGGGTTCTCCTGCGTGACGACGATCACGCTCGCGTTCCTGGCGAACGGCCTGCTGGTCGAGTACCTCCCGATCGCGTACGCGCCGCGGGCGGGACGGTCCCACTTCCACCCGATCAAGGACGCCTACCGCTACATCCTGCAGGTCGTGCGGATGGTGACCTACTTCGAACCGCTGCGTGTGTTCGCGCCCGTCGCGTTGACGCTGCTCACGCTGGGCACCGGCAAGATCATCTTCGACATCTTCACGAAGTCGCTGCGCATCACCGGCAACGCCACGATGTTGGTGCTCAGCGGCCTGATCCTGTTCAGCCTGGGCCTGCTCGCCGACCTGATCGTGCGGACGAACCGCCATGACTGA
- a CDS encoding class I SAM-dependent methyltransferase — MTETVPPAGAPESAPETPDVVTGNHHHKYGSANPAIRFLTNRFLARLDGILDRVLAEAPRGRVLEVGCGEGMIAKRLQQRWADVTALDLPDADLRGWWREHPGPRYVHGDAGRLPFADGAFDVVVAVEVMEHLADPHIGLAEMARVTDGHLVLSVPREPIFRAGNLLAGRHVQDWGNTPGHLNHWSTPSFLKFVSQVGGIRAVEKPLPWTITWARRN; from the coding sequence ATGACTGAGACCGTGCCACCGGCCGGCGCGCCGGAGTCCGCGCCCGAGACGCCCGACGTCGTGACCGGCAACCACCACCACAAGTACGGGTCGGCCAACCCGGCGATCCGCTTCCTCACCAACCGGTTCCTGGCGCGCCTCGACGGCATCCTCGACCGCGTGCTGGCCGAGGCTCCTCGTGGACGCGTGCTCGAGGTGGGGTGTGGCGAAGGCATGATCGCCAAGCGCCTGCAGCAGCGTTGGGCCGACGTGACCGCGCTCGACCTGCCCGACGCCGACCTGCGCGGCTGGTGGCGTGAGCACCCCGGCCCGCGCTACGTGCACGGCGACGCCGGTCGGCTGCCCTTCGCCGACGGCGCGTTCGACGTCGTGGTCGCGGTCGAGGTCATGGAGCACCTGGCCGATCCCCACATCGGCCTGGCCGAGATGGCCCGCGTGACCGATGGGCACCTTGTGCTGTCGGTCCCACGCGAACCGATCTTCCGGGCGGGCAACCTGTTGGCGGGCCGCCACGTGCAGGACTGGGGCAACACCCCCGGGCACCTCAACCACTGGTCCACGCCGTCGTTCCTGAAGTTCGTCAGTCAGGTGGGCGGCATCCGGGCAGTGGAGAAGCCACTGCCGTGGACCATCACCTGGGCGCGTCGGAACTGA
- a CDS encoding lysylphosphatidylglycerol synthase transmembrane domain-containing protein, giving the protein MTLDTEPAPARGDAPSPAGRRVTVRRALRVGWIVLLVAALVLALRSRWSEVAADLATLDIGWLVAAALAGLIGLGLSAGIWHTMLIGIGEPLPVGASLRVFYVGQVGKYLPGAVWPAVTQAALARDHGVAPRATVSAITLFLWVHLVTGAVVGVAVLAATGVLPRWLLVGVPFLLALLAPPVLRWCLQRLLRLARREPLRALPDGRHLMAACAWALGMWAAYGVHLHAATAAVGQPVGLWRGAGVFAAAWVVGFALLVAPAGVGPREAAMVALLPLDAATGLLVALVSRLIMTGADAAWAVATGVRPSLVRPSAASRRPGTQQAPPTATTGDGS; this is encoded by the coding sequence GTGACGTTGGACACGGAGCCGGCCCCGGCACGCGGCGACGCCCCGTCTCCGGCGGGTCGCCGGGTGACGGTGCGCCGCGCCCTCCGCGTCGGTTGGATCGTTCTGCTGGTCGCCGCCCTGGTACTCGCGCTGCGGTCGCGCTGGAGCGAGGTCGCAGCCGACCTCGCGACGCTCGACATCGGGTGGCTGGTCGCCGCCGCACTCGCAGGCCTGATCGGTCTGGGCCTGAGCGCCGGCATCTGGCACACGATGCTCATCGGCATCGGCGAACCGCTGCCGGTCGGTGCGTCGCTGCGGGTCTTCTACGTCGGGCAGGTCGGCAAGTACCTGCCGGGGGCGGTCTGGCCGGCGGTCACCCAGGCTGCGCTGGCGCGGGACCACGGCGTCGCGCCGCGGGCGACGGTCTCGGCGATCACGTTGTTCCTGTGGGTGCACCTCGTGACCGGCGCGGTGGTGGGAGTGGCCGTGCTGGCGGCGACCGGCGTGCTGCCGCGCTGGTTGCTGGTCGGCGTGCCGTTCCTGCTGGCCCTGCTGGCTCCACCGGTGCTGCGGTGGTGTCTGCAGCGACTGCTCCGCCTCGCCCGCCGAGAGCCGTTGCGGGCGCTGCCCGACGGCCGCCACCTCATGGCCGCCTGTGCCTGGGCGCTCGGCATGTGGGCCGCGTACGGCGTGCACCTGCACGCCGCGACCGCTGCCGTCGGCCAGCCGGTGGGCCTGTGGCGCGGCGCGGGGGTGTTCGCTGCAGCGTGGGTCGTCGGGTTCGCGCTGCTCGTGGCCCCCGCCGGCGTCGGACCACGGGAGGCGGCGATGGTCGCGTTGCTGCCGCTCGATGCCGCCACGGGCTTGCTGGTCGCGCTCGTGTCGCGCCTGATCATGACCGGCGCTGATGCGGCGTGGGCCGTCGCGACGGGCGTGCGGCCGTCGCTGGTGCGGCCGTCAGCCGCGTCACGTCGACCTGGTACCCAGCAGGCGCCTCCGACGGCGACGACGGGCGACGGTTCCTAG
- a CDS encoding serine hydrolase domain-containing protein has product MVTTLQETVDAQVAAGRVPGAVALVSRADDVTVATSGVSAVGGPPMTRDSLFRIASITKPIVAAAAMALVDRGVFALDEPVDRWLPELRDPMVLRHPDAAVDDLVPAARPVTVRHLLAFQGGHGLPADMDVPVVARLVDDLHQGPPRPQAMAPPDEWMDRLAAIPLLHQPGEGWTYTTGSDILGVLLARAQDAPLGAVLDDTVLGPLGMVDTGFAVPSGGLDRMTAYYQRDADTGAFDLIDPPEGQWATVPAFPSGAGGLVSTVDDWHAFGRMLLAGGEHGGRRVLSAEAVRLMTTSHLESEPGNPFLEGHGWGFGGSVDLAAVDPWNVVGRYGWVGGTGTAAYIIPSSGTVVVWMSQVELAGPRDFAAMAAVLTWAAQRA; this is encoded by the coding sequence ATGGTGACGACATTGCAGGAGACGGTCGACGCCCAGGTGGCCGCCGGTCGGGTACCCGGTGCCGTTGCACTGGTCTCGCGGGCCGACGACGTCACCGTGGCGACCTCCGGCGTCAGCGCTGTCGGCGGGCCGCCGATGACGCGGGACAGCCTGTTCCGAATCGCCTCGATCACGAAGCCGATCGTGGCGGCGGCCGCGATGGCACTCGTCGACCGCGGGGTGTTCGCCCTGGACGAGCCCGTCGACCGCTGGCTGCCCGAGCTGCGCGATCCCATGGTGCTCCGTCACCCGGACGCTGCTGTCGACGACCTCGTGCCGGCGGCACGGCCGGTCACCGTCCGCCACCTGCTGGCGTTCCAGGGCGGTCATGGATTGCCCGCCGACATGGACGTGCCCGTCGTGGCCCGCCTCGTGGATGATCTGCACCAGGGTCCACCTCGGCCCCAGGCGATGGCGCCGCCAGATGAATGGATGGACCGGCTGGCCGCCATACCGCTGCTCCATCAGCCGGGAGAGGGCTGGACCTACACCACGGGGAGCGACATCCTCGGCGTCCTGCTGGCCCGCGCGCAGGACGCCCCGCTGGGTGCTGTCCTGGACGACACAGTGCTCGGCCCGCTCGGCATGGTGGACACCGGGTTTGCGGTGCCGTCCGGTGGGCTCGACCGCATGACCGCCTACTACCAGCGCGATGCCGACACCGGAGCGTTCGATCTGATCGACCCGCCGGAGGGGCAGTGGGCCACAGTGCCGGCGTTTCCATCGGGCGCAGGGGGGCTGGTGTCGACGGTCGACGACTGGCACGCGTTCGGCCGCATGCTGCTCGCTGGCGGTGAGCACGGCGGGCGGCGGGTGCTGTCCGCCGAGGCCGTCCGGTTGATGACGACCAGCCACCTCGAGTCCGAGCCCGGCAATCCGTTCCTGGAGGGGCACGGGTGGGGGTTCGGCGGGAGCGTCGACCTCGCTGCGGTCGACCCGTGGAACGTCGTCGGCCGGTACGGCTGGGTCGGAGGCACTGGCACCGCGGCATACATCATCCCGTCGAGTGGCACGGTGGTCGTCTGGATGAGCCAGGTCGAGCTCGCTGGCCCTCGCGACTTCGCGGCGATGGCCGCCGTTCTCACCTGGGCGGCACAGCGGGCATGA
- a CDS encoding SDR family oxidoreductase: MTIAVTGASGQLGRRAAELLLDAVAPGEVVLITRSPDGLADLAARGADVRHGDFGVPGSLPDAFAGVDRVLLISTDVVGQRVEGHRAAITAAATAGVRHIAYTSIPQPVADNPAAVVPDHAATEEALRDSGVAWTFLRNNLYADMQVQVVQRAAAAGQLVANTGDGGTAYVARGDCAAAAIGVLTGDGHEGQAYDITGPEALTAYDLAALAGEVSGGPVEVVTVDDQAYVDGIVSAGMPAAVAQMLASFGAAGRLGYLDRVSTAVRDLTGREATALRDLVIGAAG; encoded by the coding sequence ACGCCGTCGCCCCCGGCGAGGTCGTGCTCATCACCCGCAGCCCGGACGGGCTGGCCGACCTGGCCGCCCGCGGTGCGGACGTCCGCCACGGGGACTTCGGCGTCCCTGGGTCGCTGCCGGACGCGTTCGCCGGGGTGGACCGCGTGCTGCTGATCTCCACCGACGTTGTCGGTCAGCGTGTGGAAGGCCACAGGGCGGCGATCACCGCCGCCGCCACCGCCGGGGTGCGACACATCGCGTACACGTCGATCCCGCAACCGGTGGCGGACAACCCGGCGGCCGTCGTACCTGACCACGCGGCGACCGAGGAGGCCCTGCGCGACAGCGGCGTCGCGTGGACCTTCCTGCGCAACAACCTGTACGCCGACATGCAGGTGCAGGTCGTGCAGCGTGCCGCGGCCGCCGGCCAACTGGTGGCCAACACGGGCGACGGCGGCACGGCGTACGTCGCGCGCGGTGACTGTGCGGCCGCGGCCATCGGCGTGCTCACGGGCGACGGACACGAGGGTCAGGCGTACGACATCACCGGCCCTGAGGCGCTGACGGCGTACGACCTGGCCGCGCTGGCCGGCGAGGTGTCCGGTGGCCCGGTCGAGGTCGTCACGGTTGACGACCAGGCCTATGTCGACGGCATCGTGTCGGCGGGCATGCCAGCGGCCGTCGCCCAGATGCTCGCTTCCTTCGGGGCCGCGGGCCGGCTGGGGTACCTCGACAGGGTCAGCACGGCGGTGCGCGATCTGACCGGACGCGAAGCGACCGCGCTGCGAGACCTGGTGATCGGCGCGGCCGGCTGA